TTGCTTCAGATTACACATTTATTACCTTGAAACTGTTTACCTTGAGGGTGATAGTGAATTTGTCAGAAAATTATGCCGGCCTGAGCTATGATCTACTAAGTAAATCTCTATTTGTTTCAATGTCCAGCCTGCCTTcatacaaactaaataaataaactataaaactATCCACTGAGCCTTTCCTGAGCCCTAAAACCAGATGCATTTAAGGAGAAACACACTTTCGAATTAAAAGTAAATCAAAATAGATAATCATCCTGAGTGAATTACTTCCACAACCTGACATCAGAATACTTTCTAGGTTGAATTGAGGGTTTTACCTATAAATAAGGCCTAAAGTATAGAAGCCCCAGTCCAAGAAAATGACACAAGGTTTATCCGATATGAGAGGTAGCAACGGTTTCCTTCTATGAAGCCTTATGCAAGGACCATATGGGAGACAAGAAAAGCTTTGTAAAAACTTACCTTTCAAGTAAAGCAGGTACAAATATAAAGATTAGAGGAAACGcagcataaaaaagaaaactccaGCACATCACACAGTAAAAGCATACATGAACAGTCTTGTTCCTCTTAGCCACAAAAAGAGAAGATCTACCAGATGAATTTGCTTGCTTATCTATGCCAACTGATCACTGTACATCTAGTTTGGTCAAACATTTGCTTTAGATTAGAAGCAGCTTTACTGAGGCAGGTTGATGTTTTTAATAACAGAAACAGATCAACAACACAGCACCAATCACCACCACCAGTGTAATGATTGAAAAGCTAACCATTACCAGGCTGGAGGGCAAATTAACAATCAGGATGCACTCTGCTTTGTTGTGATCCTTATTTTCTGAACGATCACCCAGTCTTTCTGTCCAGCTGTCACTAATATTCTCAGACATGAGGAAGCAGAGTTGTGCAGTTTATCTATGCCTTGCATCTCAAATTTTCCATTTATAAAAGCTCCCAATGACTGGAACGTTTTACAGCTCTGTTTCTCTTTAGCGAGTACCTCTTGGCCTAGTTCCACCTGACCAGAATCCAGAAGGTCCTTTCCTCCTGACCCTGTTTCTACTAATATCCCTGTCACCACTGTAGGCTCCTGAAACACCACTGTCAAATGATCTCCTCTTCCTGGAGAACGTCCCCAGAAGAATCCCTCTCCGGCTTCCCAAGCCAATTTGGGCAGGTTCTTCTGATAGGTGGAAATGTTTGAATAAACCTCAGCTGAAGGATTGGTGTAGACACCCAGCTCAAAGTCCTTGTCCTTTAGCTTGTTGTATGTTCCCTGGAATGATGAAAAAGTGCCCATGTGTTGGAACAGTGAGGGTTTAAAGAGGATGGTCTCTCTTTGGGTCATCAGCTCTCTGAAATGAGTCATCAGCCAGTCACAGGGCATTTCTTGGTAAAACAGCAAAAGGAAGCGGGCCAGAAGGGGAAGGCTGGAGGACTTGTAGAGTTTCCCAATGTAACCAAGAGCTGAAAATTCTAACATTGCCCAAGTgctctttttcatgttttgctcCGCAATATGCTTCCTAATTGTTGTTAGAAAGTTCTTTGCTGAAAACACATCATCCTCCAGCTGGAGGTAGTATTTGCCAAGACCTGCACTGTAGTGGATTAAGAAGGAGTAATCCACATTCTGCTTGGAGCGGAATGTTACCCGATCAGGAGCATCATTGTAGTTCCTCTTCAAACCTTCAGAAAAAAGCAGAGAGACTTGCATAAATATAACATCACAACAAGGACCTAACTTAAGCAGCCTGCCAGGTAAGAACACATCTGCTGCACCTGTAAGAGGAGGGTACCACTCCTGGGAAACATGGATGACAACTAGCTGGCCTTGCTCTAGCTCGGAGGCAAATGTCGAGTTGATTTCCCTGATGGTTCTGCTTATCCAGGTAAAATCGAAGTCTGCAATcagcaccaccaccaccatggaGGACCGCTCTTCAGGAGAAGACTGAGAGAAGAGTGACTGCAGCGTGGGGACGAGATAGCTACCCTTCTTCCGTTTGACTGAAGACAGGCCGACAGCTAAAAACTCTGGAATGTGTCGAGACAGAAGTATTCAAATCACACTCTGAGggtgtgcacagaccaaaagttaATGGAAGTGCATTGTTGAAACTGTTACATAAAAACCAGTTTAAAAGATGGAAATGATGTAGTTTTATTGGTCTGAAGTAATATTCTAAccctaaatgttgtgttttcattggctggaaaatcatcataattaacagatgAATACTAAGACTGAGTTCATGGGGCTTGACCAGCGGGAAGCTGGACTTCCTTTTGTTGCCTCCTGAAAGGTTCTGACCCAATTctaaacattcatgttttaaactAACATGTTCATTGACGCTttttaataatgtaaaattaaacCCATCAAACTCTGATCTTTTGCTTTTAATAATATACAAAACTGATAGAAGAAGATGAAGTGAAACTAAGGGAATCATGTAGTTATCagaggtaaaatattaaaatctaaTGTTAATATTACACTTAAAACGACTACAGCTGCTGTTCAATTAGTAAAAGGATAAactgatttactttgttcctTTACTTCATacaattttaatgaaaaagTGTTTCAAATGCATTAGTTAATGGATGGGGCAGACGGTAATCTGCTTTAGAGGTTTTTTACTTAGTGTGATGGTGCAGATAAAGAGGTGGGTGAGGGACGCTGACATTCGTTTGTATGATAAGGGTCATAATATCAGGGTTTCATGGAGGTTCTGTGAGGGTTTGTGATACACTTTATTCTTTTGTGCCCGTtgtcatttaattttccttaaatattcaaaagaaaacGTTTGTGTGCTCACAGAAAATAACtcatttacataaatatattaTCCAattcagtgctgtaaaaaatacagatttcttttgtatttGCGATTTTTTTCACTCTTACGTGTTTCAAGCAAATGTTAATGTTAGACAACAActtgagaaaatataaaacagcagtttttaaatgatggttGCATTTCTAAAAGGAAAAGCCGGCACTATGTGAAGAAGAAACTGCCACTACAATCAGATTGTGCCACCTTGGCAACAACTGGCATCAAGCGTTTGCAATAACGTCTAATGTCTTTGCCATAACTGTAGAGGAATTTATACACACTCCTCTTTGCAGAGTTGTTTTGAGTCGGGTTTGGAGGGTTTTTGGGCATGAGTAGCCTGGACTTTCACTAGGCTACTCTAAAacctttttcaattcaattcaattcaaagatactttattgatccccgaggggaaatattttttttttttttgtctgagctATTCGGAGGTGAACCTGGTGGTGTGCTTCAGGTTATTGTCCTGCTACATAAAACAATTGCTTGAGCTTAAGGCGACAGATATTCCATCAGGATACTCTGGTAGAGAGATCAATTCATGGTTCTATGAATGAAGACGACTCGTCCAGTCTGTGCATCAACAAAGTGTTGgtatgatgttgtttttttaactgcacacaccttccaaaagtTCCACCTTTGTCTTGTCTGTCTAcagaatgtttttataaaaatcttGAGGGtcatcaaaatattatttggtcATGACCTCCTGCATGAGCCGTCGATGTGCCTTGGATCAATTGTGGTAAACTAGTCGCTCCTGAGGAGGTTCACAGGTGtatgttttctcattttcagGACCATGTCTCTCAGAGAGGTTCACTAAAGTCCCAAAGCCTCAGAAATGACACTTTTGCCAACTTGATGCTATCTggcaggttctatttaagtgatttctagATTCTACAGGTAAGAAAGTAATCAGGCTTGGGTGTAgctaatgaaaatgaaaacttttataaatgaaatattcttttgaaaactgttttgtatttactcaggtatTATTGCAGAGACTAAAAGGGGGAACGTACAATAAATTgtgcttattttttattttaatgcatgAAATATagtttttaaggttttaataaGTGTAACTCACTCTGTTGATTAGATGGAGCTCCAGCCAGCAACCTGTAGGTCACATTGAGAGGTAGATAATCTCTCTGTTCCACCCAGGACTCCTTACTGATAAGCCTCTCCGCCTGCTGGCTCAAATGTTTTGGAATCGACTCAAATGATCTAGTCATGCCCTGAAAAACAAGACCAACCCACATTTGTTTGTTCTATGCAACCacatttagaggaaaaacaggaaactCAAACACAAACTTTTAGCCGTTAATTTCTGTGAGGCAGGTACCAACTCATTAAAATGTCACTTATTTTGAGATCACCATGAGGATGTCGAAAGGATAGAAGTAGTACAGGGCGCCGACAAGAAGCAAAACTCCCAGAATCACATTTTTTCTGGAACGCCGTCGCATTTCCTGTCAAATACAAAGATACTTACATCACAGGACATTCTTTGTGCAGGAATTCAGTCAGTGCAACTGTAAATAAAGCAGCTGAGAGATGATGAATATTTCAGAAGGCTCAGATACAGTAACAcaaggctgtgtgtgtgtgtgtgttgtaggaCAGATTGAAATAAACTGGCAGTGTGTGTCTGATGCAGCTTATAGTCTGTTTCCTCTGGAACTCTGAGTTATAAGCTTCAAACATTTCGCATGCGTTGCACATCATCacctgatgaaaataaaacagacccAAGTTTTTCAGCTATTATAGTACATTTTCAGAGGAATTCATTCAGTTTGAGCGCAGTGTTAATGTAGCAAGCTGAGAACACGTTGTGAAGAATATTTTGCTAAGACCTGACAGCAGGTTTCTCAGGAAGCCTCTGCTGGACTCAGACATACAACTGTCTCAACAAGAGCTTTCTGGACTACCTTTATAAGTTTGTTGGTTTTAGCTAAAATCTACTTCTTCCACAGATTAATTATTGTTCACAACTAGCGTCTCTGTTCAGAAGCGTTTCTTAACCTTTAAAAGCAGCTTTAAAGTCTGTGCTGTGTTAACCTTAAAAATAACACTGTTCAGTTTGGGCTTTAATGATTTACTTTGTGTATCTGAATctgtttaacttttcttttgtttttgatttgatAAGGAATGTGGAGCCATTTTTGGAAAGCAACAGCATCTTCAGGATTTCGCAGTATTGGACTTTGGTGGTATGGCTTgtctttttcaataaaaaatgcGCGTCTTTTTTACAATCAATTACTTTTCAGCAACCCAACTGATTCCCAATCCTAATACAGCAAACTGTCTCCGCCCTtcacaaacaaaagcatttTATGTCAATGGACTTTATTCATTTCCTGGTTTACAGCAAGCCTTCAGAGCTTAAACCAATTCAGGATTCACATAAGGCTATAAAGCTTTGCTAGCCTGATATGACTTACCTTTACTGTAACTTTAGGTGATACAATAAAACTTGTCAGTTCAGTTAGAGGCGTATAGAGGTATATAATATGTGTtactcagtaaattagaataacatggaatagttcatttatttcaacagTGCACTTGAAAATATCCACATTTATCTAGAGTCATCACACACAAATACTGAATATGGAAGAGGATTcattctgttcattttattgGTTTGGTTTGCAGCTAATGTAAACAGTAAATTATAGGGTGGAAACAATTAATggtgattaattgattattgaaataatcgtcaactaatttagcaaGCTTACATGTAGGTAACAGTGAGTTAGGAACAACTGAGTTCTTATTTACAGATTGTTCAGACTCTCTGAGCTCAAAGAATGCAATAGAAAgtaattgtgtgaatgctgcaaactctctttattctttattattgtgtGACCCAcgatggaataagcggtagaaaatgactgactgatgactgactttttttggcacctatctccttcttcatactgtgtgctatttcagccattcaacttttaaaatgttcagctcatttaggacattacggctatgacttttggtattaatactttttatactttttaaaatattcagctttttgtgccaatttttggcccattgaaatgaatggaaaatcttaaaaattctgcaaaattcagctaaaactttgtGCTCTTTAACAGgttactacttctgcatactttcagctagaaacaccattcaacttttaaaatgttcacaagacattaagctatcttcagatgattcagctttttgatatctattacggttcttctacaattgCGATCCAAATTTAGGCaagatttttgatgtttttgattttattatgtaatcctatggcggaattcgtcagttggtagagtgtatgctctaggttgttgaataacctgagaaagtacgaacaaactctcctcacttgctcaattttcactctactggcACAAATTAGGTATCAAAATGTAGGATTCTCTTTCgcgattcagaaaatgtcaccctcatcaATGTAGGACTAACGGATTTCACGCAACACATCTGggagcaacgcaaagtcaacacaccctgaatggaaaacctataggaatttcagaaaaaatcagagcaaaaaatctttaaactcacatgttttcgaatcgccGCCCCTCCTAAACCGTTCAAGTTAGAGACATGGGCTTTGCACCAattaatcttcagaccttgctggcactcacagtgaaggaagttttgtgataccttttatcgttttgtcataaaaaaggtttgtttaggagtaccaaatctgtccttctcaaaatcgcttgaaattaacaaatttcaaaattatccacttttctacactgtcacatctcctacacggatttatgtagacacatgaaaatctccaggattgttcactgATCCatgctgatacctacggtccaaatATTATTTGGATACTTTTTATCGTTTCctcgtgaagtaggtttgtttgacattgaaaaattcaccttcactcaggttaaaaattgtcaaaatgATCCGCTTTTTTacagggtcacacctcccagacagatttttgtagaaaattgagaagctccatgattgttcaccaGGGCCTGCTGATTAATACAGTGCATGGATCAAATTGATAGCGCTTATAGTTTCTGAGGTATTAGAtgttgttcgagagcatgttcaggcatttttgtgtttttctccatttttccctttttttcacctagtgttgtgcctttattattatattttcaacaaaaatgtgttaatattctcgttctcttgtccgttctgagaaaaacggtccaagaatgacgttgaTAGCCTGTTGATTTCAGacaagcaagcaggttctatatgactattggaaataacccagacttgaaaggacaaacctgctagattttcaaaaaaagacaaaacatgctctacaaaataaaagcctttacattttaaactatagaaaattgcagcactgggcttcacactaatgttggagctcatccagtgttTGAAATAGGACCAGATCAgccctttaaaataaggcttactgaaattttcaaaataaaagcctcaccCTTTCAtagttactaatgattttttaagctgataatagcatagacaatgattttagaacAACTAACAGAACTAACCCAAACCAGAAAGGACAACCacgctggactttcaaaataagacaaaacatgctctacaaaataatagCCTTTACGTTTTAAACTATATATCATTGCAggactgggcattacactactgttggagttcacacagtgttggaaatgggactatgctagtcctttgaaataaggcttactgaaactttcaaaataaaagcctcagcttccatagtttgtattgatttttttaaagctgataatagcatacacaatgattttagaatagcaaacaggttctttatatctagtggaagtacaccagacctgaaaggacaaccatgctggactttcaaaacaacacctagacataccctacaaaataaacaccttcatatttcacacagcaaaaattgcagcattggtcttaacactattgctgggactctgtgatggaaatggatctactttatgctttcaaaataaactcactgatatttacaaaataaaagtctcaacattccttagttggggcctgccacaGTAATGAAGGGAGAACAGTGAGTGGCTTGACTCCCATGCCATTGCCTGGTGGCACCTATTTCTACacatctctaaactggactctttatttattggcgactgccaaagcaatgcaaggacacatgattactggtgaaacaagaacaggtctAGATAGACATCTTAACCTTCTACCCTCAATCATGATGCACACCGTTCTGTTACTTTGGTTCCGTACCTCAGCCCCACAACATTTGGCTCTGGTCCAAGAAGCAcacaccaagaggcaggccccgtctaaatttcttcagaaattttctagtttattactattattattgtgtgaatgctgaagagtGAATAGTTTTAAatggcaatttcatagacttttgaatatacgctgtagtaagcattagaattttagcttattttagcttatatattgctttttgcatggtaGATGGGTTAAAtgaatatcagccttcatgctagtgatagccaatatgctaatgttatcattttagcttctctttctcctctcttctctcttagctgaagaacacttttgcgttttttttggcaatttcttgtttgtttttgtgtttcttcagcgtatttgttattagttaatttttttctgaaatttctgcaattttttgtgtattttagcactgacttcaacttcttaggctatatttttgcttcagtctgctTTTTCAGTCATctatggcagctctttcctgcttttttaaagtttttgtcagttcttgcaacCTTGAGGAATGTTCAGATTGCTTTCATGCAGAGGTTCCCACTAGATGACAAACAGGATGCCTAAAACCACCGCCCAAACAGCCTGTCAATCTCACTGAGTTAGGTGTGACTCACAGGTGGTGTTCTGGTGTGAGAAGCAGATTGATCTCCATCCTCTCTTTAAACTCCAGAGAGAGACCAGAAACCTTGATAAAAGTTACACTTTTAATCAGTTTAATTAATAGTATTTTGAGCAATCAACCCAGTCAGAgaaatctatttttaattgttgttaggtttcatatttttgtttgtttattccacTTTATTTCATTAATCATTAAAGTGATCTATAGTAAATATAAGTATGTTGTGTAATGAATGATTGACtaaatatgaaattattttagaaacaaatacaagacttaaaaatatttCGTAAGACTGATGAATTCTTGATTTATCAATATACTTTAAGAGCCTATTCACCTGCTACAATGCTAAAAATGTCAGTCAAGCAGTGCACATGTTCGTAAAACTCATTTGCCTCCAAGCAATCATTTAAACGGGAGACAACTAAAGAAAAGACCAAGGAATGCCAACTTGCTACGCGTAGATTTCAGtggaataaaacagaaaatagcaGAAAGAggttagagctgcacaatatatctcAAATATATTATCATATGTTATCGTTACAATATCTTTGGGGTCAACAGTTGTATCCCAAAGGACGTTTTGCACAAATATTTGGCTAATATACTCAGAGTTCCCACTTTGCATGTGAATGTAATGTTCGGAATGTTGCATAACGTTTTACAGCAGTAGATGTTCACCCCTGACAGATTACAATCTCCAACATGCTAAAGGCCACACAGACTGACTGCTAGAAGCACAAAGGAGTGAGAGAGGAGTGAGAAAAATGCGGATTTATCGCAAATGATAATGTGATCGCAATATTTACCAGCTTTATAACAGCCCTTATCTAAATCAAGAGGAAAGAATACATGGTGACAAATATTGCATAAAAAAACCCTCAGATATTCAACAATGCCTTTACCAGTAGCAGAACCCTgggaaaagaaatatttttacacacagttaaagatttaaaaagggTCTAATTGGGCTGCAGTTGTTAGGAACATTgcattaatataaaaaagagTTCAACAATTTTAAAGCTAATTCTGTaacttgtttttaaagtttttttctgttttagccCAAAACTGGTTGTTTTGGATCATCGGGTCTCTGAAAGATCCATAATatgcaaatctgaaaagtgcctTAAAGCATCATAAACAGCGTAAAATAGAAACTTGGCAGGGAGAGGT
This DNA window, taken from Girardinichthys multiradiatus isolate DD_20200921_A chromosome 1, DD_fGirMul_XY1, whole genome shotgun sequence, encodes the following:
- the LOC124876318 gene encoding alpha-1,3-mannosyl-glycoprotein 4-beta-N-acetylglucosaminyltransferase C-like isoform X2, encoding MRRRSRKNVILGVLLLVGALYYFYPFDILMGMTRSFESIPKHLSQQAERLISKESWVEQRDYLPLNVTYRLLAGAPSNQQKFLAVGLSSVKRKKGSYLVPTLQSLFSQSSPEERSSMVVVVLIADFDFTWISRTIREINSTFASELEQGQLVVIHVSQEWYPPLTGLKRNYNDAPDRVTFRSKQNVDYSFLIHYSAGLGKYYLQLEDDVFSAKNFLTTIRKHIAEQNMKKSTWAMLEFSALGYIGKLYKSSSLPLLARFLLLFYQEMPCDWLMTHFRELMTQRETILFKPSLFQHMGTFSSFQGTYNKLKDKDFELGVYTNPSAEVYSNISTYQKNLPKLAWEAGEGFFWGRSPGRGDHLTVVFQEPTVVTGILVETGSGGKDLLDSGQVELGQEVLAKEKQSCKTFQSLGAFINGKFEMQGIDKLHNSASSCLRILVTAGQKDWVIVQKIRITTKQSAS
- the LOC124876318 gene encoding alpha-1,3-mannosyl-glycoprotein 4-beta-N-acetylglucosaminyltransferase C-like isoform X3, coding for MTRSFESIPKHLSQQAERLISKESWVEQRDYLPLNVTYRLLAGAPSNQQKFLAVGLSSVKRKKGSYLVPTLQSLFSQSSPEERSSMVVVVLIADFDFTWISRTIREINSTFASELEQGQLVVIHVSQEWYPPLTGLKRNYNDAPDRVTFRSKQNVDYSFLIHYSAGLGKYYLQLEDDVFSAKNFLTTIRKHIAEQNMKKSTWAMLEFSALGYIGKLYKSSSLPLLARFLLLFYQEMPCDWLMTHFRELMTQRETILFKPSLFQHMGTFSSFQGTYNKLKDKDFELGVYTNPSAEVYSNISTYQKNLPKLAWEAGEGFFWGRSPGRGDHLTVVFQEPTVVTGILVETGSGGKDLLDSGQVELGQEVLAKEKQSCKTFQSLGAFINGKFEMQGIDKLHNSASSCLRILVTAGQKDWVIVQKIRITTKQSAS
- the LOC124876318 gene encoding alpha-1,3-mannosyl-glycoprotein 4-beta-N-acetylglucosaminyltransferase C-like isoform X1, with product MPYKSLLGEGGPLTSTFSRMRRHRKEERSFRCNGNATAFQKKCDSGSFASCRRPVLLLSFRHPHGDLKGMTRSFESIPKHLSQQAERLISKESWVEQRDYLPLNVTYRLLAGAPSNQQKFLAVGLSSVKRKKGSYLVPTLQSLFSQSSPEERSSMVVVVLIADFDFTWISRTIREINSTFASELEQGQLVVIHVSQEWYPPLTGLKRNYNDAPDRVTFRSKQNVDYSFLIHYSAGLGKYYLQLEDDVFSAKNFLTTIRKHIAEQNMKKSTWAMLEFSALGYIGKLYKSSSLPLLARFLLLFYQEMPCDWLMTHFRELMTQRETILFKPSLFQHMGTFSSFQGTYNKLKDKDFELGVYTNPSAEVYSNISTYQKNLPKLAWEAGEGFFWGRSPGRGDHLTVVFQEPTVVTGILVETGSGGKDLLDSGQVELGQEVLAKEKQSCKTFQSLGAFINGKFEMQGIDKLHNSASSCLRILVTAGQKDWVIVQKIRITTKQSAS